CCAAGGTAATGTAGCAAGTGGCCCTCCTGGGACTCTACTCGTATCTCCTCTcagtctgaggttatttctccTATGTCTTCTTAAGGCATGTTTTACACCTTCTGCCAGACTAGCCATGTCAGGCTCACAGTCACAGCACTCCACAAAATGCTGACTGCCATATCCTGCCTGGGTGCTCTAGTTCTTAGGAAGGCCCCTGAGTAATGGGGTGCTCTTAAAAGCAGCAGGAGAGGTTCAGCAAGCATTACAGGTCTTCACGCCAGTGAGGGCCCAGGCCACAGGATGGACAGTAATAAGCCAGGACTGGGAGAGGAGAGGTGGATTGTTAATCAGGGAAAAGTTTTCAACACAGAAAGACCATCCCATGTTTGGAATGAGGATTGCAAATAGATTGCCTGAGGGGAGAAGTACATAATCAGAAAGCATTCTTTGTTTATTAACTCCTGCCCagcaaaagtgaaagaaaattcaCAGGAGCATGCAAGAACAAAGGGCACAGCAAAGCTGGACAAACACAGCAATCCAGGCAGGGGATTTCCAATTCAATGCTGGTATATAAGCTAGATGCAAaatcttttttctgtctctggttTCTGGCCCCTTGACTGCAAAGATGGCTCCTAATGCTTCCTGCCTCAGTGTAAGTTGGGATTTGATAAATGGGATGGGGAAAGGAAAAGCACTTTCAAGAGTTGGGGAGAGATCTTAGAAACGGGAGATGGACAGTACTCAGGGCTCTGGGTGGCTGGGCAGGCATCCTTAAGGGGAAGAAGCTGGCATTGACATTTGCAGAATGGGAAGAGGGATTGTCTGAAGAGAAGCAGGTTATCTggcttctgtgttcttttttaaatcaaacaTTGGACTAGCTACTCTTAGGGATAAATGGtagaaaaaaaagtgggggtgAGCTTTGTGTTCCACAGGGCTGGTGAGATTTAAAATTATGGAAACATTTTTTAGGGTTCTTAAacttaatcttctcttttctctcaaagAGGAGCTTCACAAAACTCATTTATCTGAAGTTGTTAATGATCTAACACATcacattatataagaaaatatgcaCTATGGAGAGAACCTGGAATTAAGGCAATGCTTAACACAGATCCTCCAGTGAAAAAATGTCTGCAATATCTAGATtgggaaaatatttctgaaaggaGTATGAGGGAGGTCTTCTCAGGCTTTCAAGTAGCCATTGGGAGTGAGTTTTCCAGTCTTTTAGGATTTTCCAGCTATTGAAGTAAGACTTAGACATAGTCCCTACCTTCTGTGAGTGAGGCCCTAGTCTAATCAAAGGAGATCGTATTCTGTATTAGGTAGatataaaaacacaagaaatataaattaacaaGAAACACTGAATATAGTGTCACTGTAATATGTAAGTTATTATTATAAAGCAGTGGGATATTTGAAAAGAAACTAACAGTTCAGTGATTATGTGTCCTACCCAGGATTTCCTTCTGAAGTATTGACAGAGGGTATCCTATTGCTGTATCTTATGAGGCTGTCATATTTTAGAAATTCTCTTTGACAGTTGTTTTTAGAGTCTGGTGTACATCTTTTGAAGCTCTGTATTTACTTTTTGACATTTGACAAACTTTGTCTGGATAGGAGAGGCAGGTAAATAAGGTAGAAAATCTTTAATTACATCTCGAGATGAATAAAAGGTATGCTTTTTACATCTATTGAAATGCACAGAAAAGCGAAATAAAAAATTGTCAACTAAAAAACATCAcacaatttataaatttagaaaggagactttatttcttatgaaGGGTTATAGTCTGCAAGGTAGCCATTCTGACAAGCTGGGAAGCTCAGCTTCTGGttgaaaaccaaaagcaagcttTGTAGGAGGAAAGTGACATAGGAATTTATGCTGAAGGGGTTTGCTAGGTATACATATCCAATAGGTTATGGCAGAGGcaatgaatattcatgaaggtggTCCTAATGCATGCATGTTGAATAAGCTTGCATGTTACATACCACCCATGGTCACTCTGAGGTGGAGACTAAACATTTAATTGCATTACAGTTAGGCCTTATACATGAAAAGGTGAAGCAGGGACACAAAGGCATTCAAATGTGCAGCTTCTATAAACTAACCAGAACCAGTCCATAGTCAGTGGTCTCTTATCAGGAGAAAATTACTGAAATTGGTCATTTATCCAACTAAAACTGTAGTTATGGCTTGAGAAACAGGGGGTCAGTTAGCATGTGGATGAGCTGTAATTGTTTTAGTATTGTTCCTCTCGAGGCCAGCGCTtgtttagctgctagagaaaaaagaaaaatactttgtgacagttagaacatagtttattctttaagtgtagGGATGCATGACTTAACTCTTGCCTATTATAGCCTTAGGTCTTGTTTAAAATTTGCCACAAAAATCTCATTGCCACCAATAATCCATTCTTTCAGTCTTATAATCTCTAACGttgctggtcagttgtgtctaaACGGCAAAAGGGAGAagatataatgaggcatgtccaggCTCCTGTTTCATCATGActgaggtattttatttatttatctttttgagacagagtctcactctgttgccccagctggagtgcagtggtgccatctccacttactgcaacctctgccttctgggttcaaatgattctcatgcctcagcctcctgagtagctgggattacagggactcaacaccacgcctggctaattcttgtatttttagtagagatgaggtttcaccaagttggccaggctgttctcaaactcccagcctcaagtgatcagcttgcctcagcttcccaaagttctgggattacaggtataagccactgcccTTGGCCCAATGACTAAGTTCTTAAAATTTCTCTAGGGTCCCCCTGAGCAAGAGAGGGTCTGTTCAGTTGGTTGGGGgctcaggattttatttttcattctcaagattgaaaaaaaagatgtgattACAAAGGAATGGgacaaattttcttatttgtgttgCAACTTGGTAATTCCAAAGGAGAAGTTCCAAGAAAGAGAGGGACACTGGCTACTGAACAGGAGCTAGAGGACCAGATAGACAGTGGAAGGGTGGAAGCCATTGTGGTGGGGAGCAGAAATGTAAAGTGAGGCAGGCATCCTAGGCAACTGTCGTGTGGCTTTCACTTCCCAGGTGCATGTTCATTCCAAGAAATGGGATTTAATGACCTTTGATGCCAACCCATATGACAGcgtgaaaaaaatcagtgaacacGTCCGGTCTAAGACCAAGGTTCCTGTGCAGGACCAGGTTCTTTTGCTGGGCTCCAAGATCCTAGAGCCACAGAGAAGGCTCTCATCTTATGGCATTGACAAGGAGGAGACCATCCACCTTACCCTGAAAGTGGTGAAGCCCAATGATGAGGAGCTGCCCTTGTATCTTGTGGAGTCAGGTGATGAGGGGCAGAGGCACCTCCTCCAGGTGTGAAGGTCCAGCTCAGTGGCACAAGTGAATGCAATGATCGAGACCAAGACGGGTATAACCCCTGAGACCCAGATTGTGAATTGCAATGGAAAGAGACTGGAAGATGGGAAGATGATGGCAGATTATGGAATCAGAAAGGGCAACTTACTCTTCCTGACATCTTATTGTATTGCAGGGTGACCACCCTGGGGATGGGGTGCTGGCAAGGGcttatttcttttaatctcttaatcAACAACCACATCCTTTGATGATTTCCCAAAATGAATGAGAATGAGATGAGTAGAGTAAGATTTGGTTGGGATGGGTAGGGTGAAGAATATTGTCCAGCTCTATGTTTCTTTGATTCTAACACAATTAATTAAGTGGCAGGATTTTTAATAGTGTATTACTAAGactagtaaataaaattttaaggcaAAATAGAGCATTCAAAGCCAGCTTGCAATTTAATTCTTTCTTGATATACCTTGTTATTTATGGAAAAACTCCTATCTCCTTTCATTTTTGACAAGAGAGTAAGTTTTAGGTTGGGATCCATGTTCTACTGATGTCTGTATTTCTGTCTTTGTTAAGCCCAGTGCTTTATTTATATCACTCAATAATGGCTGAACCAAATTGAATTTCTACTTACAGAGCATagtgaaatgatttattttaaaatgaattagttGCTCTGACATGATCATAATcaaatttctaaacattttagaaACTAAATTGAGCTCCTTTCCCCCTCTTCTCCTTTAAGGCTATTTGGTATGAAATGAAGTCCGGCACCATGCCCCCTCCTATTCTCTATGTCCCACATCCAACTAAAATAGTCATTATTTATGGGGATGATGGTGGGCAAGGAAAGGTATTTTCCACCGGAATCTAGTGATTGCGTGTAACTAGTGGGGGTTCCTAGGGGTAGATGAACACTGGGAGAGAACAAACTTTCTGAAGCTGGGGGCCTGTGGACCACCCTCTCTCCTACCTGCCGTAGGGTCTAGCAGGTCTTCTGCATGATGAAGGTGCCAGTCTGGGTGAGGGTGGGTGAGGAGCTGGCTTCTGGGTTGACCTCAATATTCTGCTCAGGTTCTGTTGATTGagcatttttctctctgcttttttttcaTGAGTAGATCCCTGTTCCTGTCTTGAGAACTTGagtcccttcctccatcttcctcCCTCCATTTACTCCTCTTTCTgactctctttcttgctctctctctctctcatgtccCACTATTGATCACCTGTGAGTTTTTTTCACAGCCTGAGACATGCCCGCCTTCTTCCACACTCGTCCTAGTTCCTCGTTTCTTTAAAACTTGTTCAAGAACCAACTCCTGCAGAAGGGTTTCCCATCTTGACCCCACTCAGCAAAATTCACCACCACGTATGGGCTTTCCTCATCACACTTATGGGTGAAATGCCCCGGGGAGGGCACTGGTCCCCTGGCAAGGTCTGCACTAGGTTGGACTGGTTTCCGAGAAGACAGTCCATGGCCTCTTTTTCTGGATGACCCTCTCCGGCAGAGTAGGGACTATGATTTTCTTGTCAACTTGAGACTTCTGATGGCAGAGACCAAGAGGTCTTCTATGGTCTTCCATCAGATAGGGAGGAAGCTAAAGGCAGTCATCATCACGTCCACTATCTTACCTGCACGTGGAGTCGTGAGGGGTAGGTTTTCCTTCCCTAAACCTGTGTATATAGAGGATTTAGGAATTTTCCCTCAAGAACTAAACATTCCACACGGGAGGAAAACATTTCCCCCATTGGACTCCTTAGGACAAATCTTGCAGATTATCATACAAAAATGAACAGTCTGAAGTCTAAACTGACTCACTAATGGGTATTTCCATCCTTGGGTTCTGGCTTAATActttctcccctccccaaccTACTCACTGTAcagcctggcctctccccagACTCCACAGCAGCCTCCTCGCCGCCCCCTTCACTTCCTTATTCCTGAGGGTGTAGATGAGCGGGTTGAGAGCGGGTGTGACCACGGTGTAGAAGAGCGATACGAACTTGCCCCGTGCCTGGTTGTAGCGCTGCGCGGGCTGCAGGTAGGTGTAGATGGCCGAGCCGTAGAACAGGCAGACCGCTGTCAGGTGGGACCCACACGTGCCCACCGCCCTCCTCCGGCCTCCGCTGGACCGCATGCAACAGACAGCTCGGGCCACGGCACCATAGGAGGCCAGGATGACAGCAGACGGCAGCAGCAGGATGACCACGCGGGCGGCGAACATCTGGTTCTCGGTGGTGTCTCCGTCGCCTCCGCAGGCCAGCTTGAGCAACGCCGGCAGCTCACAGATGAAGTGGTCCAGCAGGCGGGGCCCGCACAGCGGCCGCTCAGCCAGGAGCGCGGTTTGCGCAACGGAGTTGGTGAGGCCGCCTAGCCAGGAGGCGCTGGCCAGCGCGCGGCATAGGCGCGCGGAGGCGAGCCCAGCGTAGCGCAGCGGCAGGCACACTGCGGCCGCGCGGTCCAGCGCCATCACCGCCAGGAGGACGCACTCGGCCGAACCCAGAGCCAGCGATGCGCACAGCTGGGCCGTGCAGTGGCTGCGCGGCAGCCAGAGCGCTGGTCTGCGCAGGTTGGCCAGCAGGGGCGGCACCACGCTCGTGGTGAAGCCCGCGTCCACCAAGGCCAGGTGGCAGAGGAAGTAGTACATGGGCGTGTGCAGGCGCGGGTCGCGCACCGCCAGCAGCACCAGCACCGAGTTGCCGGTCAAGGTCAGGAGGTAGCAGAGGAGGACAAGGGCGAAGAGGACCGGCTGCAGGGAGGGCCAGTCGGAGAAACGCAGCAGGAGGAAGCGCTCCTCTGTGCTGTAGTTGGCCTAAAGGAGGAAAACTCCCAGAATGTTTGGAAGGTCGAAATAAAAAAGGGTGACTACCCCcttataagcaaaggaaaaacctTGGAGTGTGGGACTGGGTTGGGCGAAGGAATGGAAACATATACAAGGTTACTTTGTGGATTGTAATCCCGTTTACAGATGAGATTACTTAATAATAATCCCCCTAAGAATAAGAGCAACACTCCAAGCTTGGCCTGGCCAACATTCGGTAGGCAGAATGATCACCTCCCTTGTTTCAGGTACTCTATGTTTGTTTATGCAACTGTTCATGTAAAAATGGAGACCAGGCCAGAAGTACCCTTGAGCTGGCAGAGCCAGTTGGGCCTCCTAAGTAACATTAACCTTGTTTGATTCGCAAGCATGTCTGAAACTTTATTTGTGCTATTTCttgtaaatgcctatattaaagaAACATAGAACTTAAGCTCAACCAATCAGAAGCAGCcaacaaaaacataattatataACTAGGACTTCCTCATGGGATAGACCAAATAAGGCAACTGTATAACTGTAAccaatgaaatattatctttgCTTTTACCTGTTTGTCCTAAAAAGCCTCCTACTCATGTCCTAGAAAGCTTCTCCACAGAGAGATCTGTGGAGCTCCCTAGTCACTTCTGGCTTGG
Above is a genomic segment from Piliocolobus tephrosceles isolate RC106 chromosome 5, ASM277652v3, whole genome shotgun sequence containing:
- the UBD gene encoding LOW QUALITY PROTEIN: ubiquitin D (The sequence of the model RefSeq protein was modified relative to this genomic sequence to represent the inferred CDS: substituted 1 base at 1 genomic stop codon), yielding MAPNASCLSVHVHSKKWDLMTFDANPYDSVKKISEHVRSKTKVPVQDQVLLLGSKILEPQRRLSSYGIDKEETIHLTLKVVKPNDEELPLYLVESGDEGQRHLLQVXRSSSVAQVNAMIETKTGITPETQIVNCNGKRLEDGKMMADYGIRKGNLLFLTSYCIAG
- the LOC111525930 gene encoding putative olfactory receptor 2I1 → MLANQTSTEERFLLLRFSDWPSLQPVLFALVLLCYLLTLTGNSVLVLLAVRDPRLHTPMYYFLCHLALVDAGFTTSVVPPLLANLRRPALWLPRSHCTAQLCASLALGSAECVLLAVMALDRAAAVCLPLRYAGLASARLCRALASASWLGGLTNSVAQTALLAERPLCGPRLLDHFICELPALLKLACGGDGDTTENQMFAARVVILLLPSAVILASYGAVARAVCCMRSSGGRRRAVGTCGSHLTAVCLFYGSAIYTYLQPAQRYNQARGKFVSLFYTVVTPALNPLIYTLRNKEVKGAARRLLWSLGRGQAVQ